The nucleotide window ccttccattctgattggctcataggatgctggagatataggaaccctgctgggatcctgctcacATAAAAGTAAGTGATCTAAGATCTcccgagaccccagatgactacatccctgcttcTCACCTCTAGTGATGGCTACTCAGCCTGTTGCCATGTGACTTGTGGGTGTTAGATGCTGAAGAAATTCTCTGTCTGGATCCCTTTAGCACAGATCTCCTATTCAATGCCTTGCCTTAGCCCTGGAATATGCAAAGTGATCAAAGAGGAGGAGCATGTACAGAGTACATTTTTCTCTCCACTGAGTAGCACAAACAGCCGCAACATATGTGGGTTTAGAGAAATGGGTTTCTAGAGGAAAGTATGCAACTATTATCCATTTATGTAGCCTTTTTGATTTTCAAAGTGTTTTATAGTTTTGATAGTGTTTAACCTTGTAGCAACTGTGTTTGGTAGATTAGTGTTATTCAAGAACAAAAAAAGACAGCTGCATGAATAGAACTGGCTCCCAACACGTTTCAAGGAAGCTCTTTATGAAGGGAAATTTAATGCTCCTTGATAAAACTGCTTGGGGCAACCTTTCACCTCCAGCTCACCAACGGAGTTTGTCCCAAGCAGTTTTATCAAGAAGCACTACATTTTCCTTGATAAAGAGCTTCCTTTTATTCACAGGCAAGGGATCTGAAGTTGTGGGAAAGTAACTTAAGTCCACACAGCGAGTCCATGGTAGAAGTGGTCTTATAGGTCAGCCCTTAGACTGGAGTTCATTTTCAGAAAAATCATATGGTACAGCCCTTCTTTTTCCGGATGTTAATGGGGGACTGAAAGTGCTGTAGCCAAGCCTTCTCTTTGATTTACTAGTTTTATTTAAGCTAGAAGAACTAGTTTCCACATATTTGCCTCTCTGTAATTGTCCCTGCTTTTGTCCCTGCTAATGACTCTCATGCAGGGAGTAATATTCAAATCCCTCTCCCTCCTATATAGAGATGtcaaggcctggaaaaaaatggaaacaaacaaaacacacaccCAAGCTTTTTTTCCACCACCcccccattttttggaaaaattcaCGGTGAGAGAGAGACATCATTTTCACCTCTGAATATTTCCAGATTTTTTtctgagccttcacatctctactcctgTATTCGTCTAATTGTGTGCAGTTTTTGCAGGCCAGTATTGGCCACTCCCAGTAACACAGCGCTAGCATACTATATATACAGTTAAACCAACACACTTATCTTCCCTGTAAAGTAAGATCAGCCATCTCTCTTCCTGGTTTTAGACAGCTGCTGAAGAACCATCTGtttatgcaagcatttggttaCATTTCTACCCCTTCATACCATTGtacagatgtttttaaggattgtaTGGATTTGTTtgtgtatggttttatgtatgttttgtatttttaaatgtatgtaaTCTGCCTCAGGACCTGCATTCAGGTTGAGAGGTGGACAACAaaaacaattttattattattattattattaaatgtaagtCCTTGAGCATGTACTGTCATTAAGGAACAGTTACTCTAACCTCATAAGATGACAGTTTCTCAGGTTCATTGGGGAAAGCTTGGAGTTACACTTTTGTATATTTGTGCTTgtgtctttatttttgttttgtttcctgccTTTATCTGAAAAATTATTTTCATGTCTTTTTCCCCAAATGAATTAGGAAAAAAGATGAGAAGTTGGAATGGATGTACCAAGGACCGGGAGGCATGATGAACAGAGATGAATACCTTATGGGCCGCCCAGTTGACAAATATGTCTTTGAGACAATGGAGGACAAGGAAACAGGCTGCTCTTCTGAGACCGGCCTTCTGCCAGGGTCTATCTTTGCCCCCACGGGTGCCAACTCTGCCTTGGATATGGCCAGCAAAATCCGAGAAGATCCACTGTTCATGATCAGGTAGCAAAACCTATTAGCTTTGTACAGAACTAATTGGTCCTCATGATGCtttgtaaaatacaaataaaaaatagagcgctacagctgatctcctcatCTGGCGCGATCAGATTCCCGCGCTCGAGCTGATCATGCCAGatgaggggaagatcagctgtagcgctacagctgatcttctcctcctcggggcGAGTAGACTCTTGCACGCCAGCTGATTGCACTGGAGGaaggaaagatcagctgtagcactacagctgatcttctcctcctcggggcGAGTAGACTCTTGCACGCCAGCTGATTGCACTGGAGGaaggaaagatcagctgtagcgctacagctgatcttctcctcggggCGAGTAGACTCTTGCACGCCAGCTGATTGCACTGGAGGaaggaaagatcagctgtagcgctacagctgatcttctcctcctcggggcGAGTAGACTCTTGCACGCCAGCTGATTGCACTGGAGGaaggaaagatcagctgtagcgctacagctgatcttctcctcctcggggcGAGTAGACTCTTGCACGCCAGCTGATTGCActggaggagggaaagatcagctgtagcgctacagctgatcttctcctcggggCGAGTAGACTCTTGCACGCCAGCTGATTGCActggaggagggaaagatcagctgtagcgctacagctgatcttctcctcggggCGAGTAGACTCTTGCACGCCAGCTGATTGCActggaggagggaaagatcagctgtagcgctacagctgatcttctcctcctcggggcGAATAGACTCTTGCACGCCAGCTGATTGCACTGGAGGAggaaaagatcagctgtagcgctacagctgatcttctcggGGCGAGTAGACTCTTGCACACCAGCAGATTGCActggaggagggaaagatcagctgtagcgctacagctgatcttctcctcggggCGAGTAGACTCTTGCACACCAGCAGATTGCACTGGAGGAaagaaagatcagctgtagcgctacagctgatcttctcctcggggCGAGTAGACTCTTGCACGCCAGCTGATTGCActggaggagggaaagatcagctgtagcgctacagattccagacccctgtgctacagctgatctgctttttggcgctttttgcttttcggtgctttttgcttttcggcaggggtctggaacctaacctgctgtatgagtggggccctactgtattgaaatCTACTCCctttttttgtttaggaaaagggaggaggagaagaagcgtGAAGTTCTGAACAACCCTGTAAAAATGAAGAAGATCAAAGAGCTGGTATGTTAATTCTGATGGATAAGAGAACAGCATGAAACTGAattttaaggctgcagtcttagCTGATATTCAGTgcgactttcttctgagtaaacatacttaggagTGTACTATGATCCATATCAAATCCTTACAGCAAAGATTAACATTTCAGATGTCCCCtctctttggggtggggggaaataacATTTTAATTCCAAGGTACTAGCTTGAGATGTTTGGGTGCATAGTCATCATCGAGTCTGGCATTTTATCTGGGCTGATGTCCTCTGGTTTAGAAGGAGAAAGAATAAGCATATAAGAGTTACGTTAGTGTATTAAATTACAGCTTTCATCTTTTAATTGTGTGCTCACAACCAAGGTGGTTAAGGATTAGTAAAGGGAGGGGTGATTTTTCCCACCTTTGCGATGCCTGATCATGGTTGGAGCAGAGATGCTAATCAGTATGTGGTGACTATAGAGTGGGAGGTAGTTACTTTAAATATAACTAATGCAGACTATAACAATGGGAGATTGTAGAAAGAGGCACTATAACAATGGGAGATTGTAGAAAGAGGCCTTTATCCTTGCACCACTTCTTGGGTTAGAACTGGGTTATAAATCACTCTGGAGCTTAAAGTGGAGCTGGTATCTTTCTTTCcccacttctctcccccccccccagttgcagAGCAGtttagagaagaagaagaaaaagaagaaaaaggataaGAAAAAGAAGCACAAGAAACACAGGCATCACAGTCCTAGTAGCAGTGAAGATGAAAAAGCCAAGTATGTTTATGCACAGCACAGCATTTCTTAACATATTTTTAATTTGCAAAGTGCTTTACACTCTTAATTGTATTGGCCTTGTGAAGTAGGGCTCTGTCATTCCTACTTTAGAGACAGACATAGGAGGCAAAGAGAGAGTGGCCTGCCCTCAAGTTGTGCAGAGATACAACTTAGACTTAGGCCCAAACCAAACCGTCTCCATGAAACAGCAGTGGCTCTTGGATATTTCATAGTTGTTAAAGTGAGGACAGGCAGTGCAGTTGCCTCTACCCTTGAGAAATTCCATTGGCAGGACAGCAGTATCTCCTTTATAAACATCAGTGAAACAACAGACGTACATCTTTGACCTGCCTCAGGCAACTCATTGGCTCACTAGATGAATCCTCTTCTGCACTTTCCTGCCTCCAGGCTTGCCCTGTTTCTAATCCTTGTCTGTCAGTGAGCTTGGGATCCTTGATGGGGCTTGGCATCTGTAGGAGTTTAGCATTAGGGTACCATGTCATAATTGGAGGCTCAACCACTATTGGACCATCTGGAGAGACTCAGGACCAATTAGACTGAAAAAGGGGGTTgacgtttattttatttttgttttaggcCATGGGTGAAAATGGACAACTCTGCTTTGGAGCCTCTTCATCCCAAAATACCAGGCTATGGGTTGCAGGTATGCACAGCTGTCTGTACTTAGTTTTCCCTGTGGGGTAGCATTTACAGTAACTGGAAATGAAGGGGTGAAGACCGTAACTGGCATGGTTGCCACCGTCTCTACAATTACTTCCACAGAAGTCTGCACAAAGGAAGAGAATTGCATACATGAATTGTATAAATTCATTCTTATACCCTTGCTGTTAGCCAGCATCATGCTTCTCAGGCTCTAGTACTTTCAGCAGGACCCTCTTTCTCTCATTTTAGATTCAAAATGCTGGACATGAAAGGACGTTTTCCCACAAGCTCCAACAGAGTTCTGGGTCGAAGAGCCGATGCCTGTCACCGGAGAGGACTTGTGGCAAGAAGAGCACTTATCAGGCGGAGTTGAGCAGTCATAGGAGGTCAAGGTCACCTAGACACAATAAACAGTAAGCAGGGACAGGGCAGCTGCTTCTTCTCTTTTTCCTTATTAGGTACCTCTTTTGATTGCTATAGAATCCAGACTATTTCTGGTTTAGTATCATTCACTTGTGGTGGAATGTTGAGTAAAGCCAAGTAGGGTCTGGGTGTACTTGAAGAGAGATTATCCTGTCTCCAGCACATATTAAAGTTATAAAGCAAGATTATAGAGGGGTAGAAGAATGGAATAGATCCAAGACTCATCAGGACTAAATGGTTATTTTTGTgattggaaaaaaaaatcttcctgaaTTGCAGCTACAACAGCAAGGAACAGAACGCGAAAATTGGAGGCAGGAGTCCTTCCCCTAAGAAAGAAGTCTACAGAAGGCAACAGACCTCAAGGTATGTTTAAGTGGGTACCCACTTTCTGTATTTAATTGCAGACTATTCACACTTTCTCAAGGCCACCTTACTGGAGGCTGAAAACTAGAAACTTGCTCTTagttttttaatgtttatattgCAGTTATATTTAATGTTTGCATTTCTATTTCTGCTTACAAATGTTGCTACTCAAAGCTCCCAAAgcaggtttttttcctccttcGTTAAGCAGGCTGTTGCCAAATAAGATTTCAACTTTCAAAAAAAAGGGCATCTGGATGGCCCAATATACTTGATAGACCTTAGTTAAAATCAGAAAAATCCTGATTTGGATAGGTGATCTAGGTCATGAAgagtttgggaggaagggggagttataaatttaataaacaataaaattaatacattaatatatgtATTCTGTGCTTTGCCCTGGCTTCCTGTTCCTTTCTGGGCCCATTTAAGGTTGACTATGTGATTTAGAAAGTCCTAAAACAGCTTGGCAAATTGCATATGGCCAGAGGCACTCTTTATTACAACTTCACATGTCCCCAGTACTGCAGATAGATTCGAGGGTAAGTCCTGGTTCAAATTAAGCTCACTTTTTCAGAATTAGAGGAAATCGTATTGAAATATCAATAGTGCCTTTGAATAGATTCCCACTGACAATAACCCTGTGTTGTGGTCCCTGCTGTCCCTGTTTACAATAGCTGAGAAAAAGGAATTTGCTCAGAGTTGCCCAGTGAATTGGttgctcagtggggatttgattTGAACTgaggtatgtattttatttaccgtATTCGTTTGGCTGTCCATCAACCCATGTTCTCTGGCTTACCAAACAAAGAGTACCATACAGTATTAAGATACAATACACTGCTTAAAGAGAAAGCATTCTGCTGTGGTTCTAGCTCTGAAGTCCTTGGTGACTAAACTTGACTTTTATCTCCCTTAGCAGAAAACTGTCTGCAGAAGAGCTGGAGAGAAAACGGCGAGAAATGATGGAGAATGCCAAGTGGCGGGAAGAGGAAAGGGCGAACAGTGTGAACAAACATAGAAAGGAAGAGGAACGAGAGCGTGCGCTGGAGAAACTTGACCGTTCTGATGGGAAGTTTATACAGTAAGTCTCCCGCTTCCTCCCATCCCCAGGGCAAATGCTTTGCAGGCAGGAGGTCTccagttcagttcctggcatctctagttaaaaggatcaagTGATTGGAAAGACCTTCGTCTGAGAcgttagagagccactgccagacagagTAGGTATCACtgggctacatggaccaatggtctgagctgGGATAAAACAGCTTCATATGCTCCTATAAAATTTCAGTTCCAAAACTAAAGGTAGGATGGTGTGCTCTACTCTACTCAGAACTACCATCTTCCTCTTCTAACTATTAGAAAATATTAAGAAGTTCAGGGATGTAGCAATTTTCTAAACTTGCTACTTCTGCTGTTCCTCGTATAAATACTTATTGAAACCCAAATACCCCTGGAATCTGTGATTAAGAGATTAAGCGGACAGTGCCCAAGAACTGTTAAGTGAGTTCTGTAATGGCTTCCACTTAAGTCTTACACTTTTCCAGATGTCATTTCTGCACTCATTTATGGGCTGAGCTTTCAGCACACGAATGAAGGCCAAAGCATCTGATGATACCAGGAACTCTGATAACATCTTTGCTTTGGTGAGAGACAAATTGAGAGGTGGGGTGAGCTGGAATCCTAGTgagctctctctcccctccccttccccaatccTACCTTTTCCCTCAAGGAAGAGGCGGTTTGAGGAGGGGAGCTGATCTATTTGTATGCTAGCTACTTTCAGAACTTTCTGCCATTAGGTATGTGGTAGGTTTAGGACAGATCATAAAGTAGTCCGGACCTGGGTCAAAGGAATAATGTCTGCATTAGATGAACTGAGATTGCCAGATGTCATGGGAATGGGTAGGAGAAAAGGAAATGGCAGTGGAATAAGGTGCCGCTCTGGTTATTCAGGTAAGATGTGGGTGTGGAGGGGGGACTCCAGGAGTGGTGGGAATTGGCTTGATTAATAGGAAGCTGTTCCAGGCATAAAGAGTGGTGAAGGGAAAGGAGCAGAAATGAGTATCTGAGGAAAGAGGATGATAGCAAATGGCTTCACCTTTCTTTGGCTGAGATGTCCCAAGATTTCTTTTCCCCCCACTCCTGCTTCTTCACATATTATTGGGGGAGGAGATTTTGGCAGTTAGCCACCATTTCTTCCAACCCTAGCATCACCTCTCCTTAATCCTTCCCTGCCAGATTCCTTCTGGCGAGAAACGCACGTATAGTGTAGGGCAAAAGGGTGCTTTTCTATTTCTCTTActgcatttctttctctctcaaatCTCCTGTAGCCACATCAAGCTGGAGAGTGCGTCCACTTCCTCTCTTGAAGACAGGGTTAAGAGGAACATTCACTCTATCCAAAGGACAGCAGCAGCCCTGGAAAAAAACTTCATGCAGAGATGAGAtttgttttttcttccttcaCTGGACCACCCAGCACTTCTGAGGATTTGCATATTTGGGGTGCTTTGTCCCTTGAAGGGGGATGCTGTAGCAGGACTGACCAGACAGGAAAACCTTCGTAATATAACCTTCACAACCCAGGCCAGCTATCCCTTCACTGTGTGAGAGGGCTTGTGCCTGGACATCATGAGGAGGAAGTTCACTTTGATGCTTTGCTGTAAACAGTCTTTACTGTCAAACTAGGGTATCATAAAGGTCTGTGATCCAACTTGTGTATGAGCTTCATGTACTCCTTGCGAGCCATTTTGACAATAAGCCCTGCCCTTTGTGTGATGGTCCATACTTCACAGCAGTGTAGAAGGGGTAAGACTGTAAGATATAGGCAAGGGGGCATTAGGCAATGGAGGAGCTTCCTCATACGTTCATATCTGCAGTGGGTATAACAGGTAAGCAGTGAGAAATGAGGCTATTCTTTTACTTCTGATGATATCATGGCTTCTTTATAAGGAGCAGAGCTACTAATAATGCTTGAATTTCATTGGCTGATCACAGTTCTGCTCCTTTTCAGGTTTTTAAGTTTCCAAGTTCTGCTTGGACTTTGGACATGTCCAAAATAATGAGGCCCAGTGGAGAATGCTGGGGCTTATAGCTTCTCTTCATCTTACGTTTCTGTTTTGtttaaacccccccccccgattgtGGTGTTCCCTCCAGTCCATTTTTGTTACTTTTAAACAAGGTTTTTGTGCCTGGTAGCTAGTACTATAGGCCCAGGAGTGCCTTTCCTAAAATGAGGCTTTATTTTATTCATGCTTTTAATTTGAGACAGGCACACTTCTGGAGTGGGCAAGCTTAGTTTTCTGAAGAACAGACAAAAAGCAGCACCTGACCAAATGGAACTTTAGTACAGCAACCTTCATGTATCTTGTGGTGATGTGTGAGCTTTGTATACAGTCTGGCTGAATTTAATATATGTATAATTCTCTTAAGCAGCTGTTTAACATTTTTGTGGTGATTTATCTTAATAAGCAATTTGTATTACAGGCCATTTAAAATATTGTTGTGTTTCATGTGGAACCGGAGCTGAATATGTGGCAATTGTAAACACAAACAAACATCAAAATCCCTTAATTGGCTTGGAAGTGGGCTTTTTTGGAGTAAGAAAGGGAGCTATCAAGTATCTCCCCAAAACACCCTGCTTACAAGGACAGCCACCACCCCACCCATAGTGCTCTCTAACACAATCCTGGGGAAGGTGAAAGAGGTATGCAAGAGGAGAAAAAGGTCACCACCTCTTGAGTGATtgcctctcccttcctctgcccAGCCCTCACTTTAGGAAGTGATGGAGAGTAACAGCGATAGCAGTTTAGGAGAGAGACTGCCCCTCCCTTCTTTTTATCCTTTCAGATTGTTCTGTCTTTGTAAAGGTGTGTTAACTGTGATGCTCCAGCAAGTTTCTACTAAAGATGAGCTGCTTTTTAATATCCATTTGTCATTGTTTATGGTTCAaaaattcatttttaattatagAGCGATGGCAGAAACAACTTGGCTGTTTTCAtgtaactattttttttaatgtaattccATTTTTAATGGTGAAAAGGGTCCTGTTACAAAACCAACAGTTGATGATTGTATATGCCACAGAAGTGAAGGGTTAATACTTTGGCAACTGCCTCCAATGTTAAGGTGTCCACTTTGTACCTGCCAGAAATCACTTGTCCCACAGCCCTGTATGAGCTTTCTCTGTGCCTCTTATTTCCTTAGCTCCTGGCTCTGATGTTCAGACGTTCCCTTTTTTGCCTCCTTCCTTTTAGCTACCAAACCCTCCCTGACTAATTATTACCACTACCTctgctactactaccactaccaccactCATTCATTTCTAGCCCTTTGCCCTATCCCAACTGCTCTTTACTTTGTGAAACTGGAAATAAAATTGAACTTTTTTACATTATGATGTAAACTACATCGTAACAAAATACAACTTGGTAGTTCTTTATTTGCAGTCATTCATTCCAAATTGACACTTCAGTTGTTCTTGTTGGTCAGCAGTCCTGCTGCAACTGAGCTATTCCTCTACTCCCAAGTCTGTGACAGGTATGGAACAGTATTATACTGCTTAAATATACTATTTAACATGTGCATAACTGGATATATCTGGTCTTCTAATGATTCTATATCATACAGCAGTTAGGAATCCTAATATACTGTATAGATTTCTGTTCTGTTTCCTATACCCGACTGGATGGGTACCACACTGGAATATGATTCTTTGAGTATGTTGGGTGTGGGGCTTATTGACACCTGACAGTAGTCGCCCCTTCCTTGCCAGCTTCATTGTATGGTACAAGTGGAAGtagagtggggggtgggggggtaatgtttaatttaaaaaatagcatgGGCTCAAATTTACGCAAATGTCATACGCTTTTGCTGGGTAGTTTTTCTCTCTAGCTTAGCAAATGGAGTGCAGGGGctactaaataaataagttaagcTATGAGTGAAAAGTGCTCTACCCAAGATAAACGCAATTATAACATGTTTGCACCTTTATTCTAGCCCGAGGTCTACTCCAGCCATAGGTGGCGCTGTCTGTAAAAATAGACACTCTGACTTACCTTCGTAATTCTCCATTCATAACTCCAGGCGCCTCGCCGCTGATTGGTTGCTGTATTCGTAAAACGGAGAGGCGTGGTTCTCTGGAACGTCACTGTCCCTTCGGAGTGTACTAATACTAAAAGAAAGGAAGTGTAAGGAATAATTCTGACTCCACTGGATATATCTTTCTTTAACGTACCTCAATTCGACTTTTGCCTCACAAAAGGAATATTTACGTCTCTTATGTTAACGattctttcaatacctttctcCCTCGAGCAATAATGGTACATCCCGCTCCGCCCCTCCCTCTGATCACCGCCATCTTGACGTCTCTGCGCAGGAACCGAGAGCAGAGCTCGTTCCGCGGTGGAGCAAACCACCGAGAAGGAAGCGCGGGGGGTAGGTGGGGTGGGGCGGGGCGACGTATTGGCAGCGGACGAAACTACCTCTAGTGACTGAAGGGGGAGCGAGGTTCGGTTCGGTAGGAAGACAGACGGCTCTATTTGGCAGTTGACAGGGGGTGGGGCGCGGACCCAACCATTTGTGGATGGAGGGGTGATTATACGGTGCCCAGTTTTCTGAGCTGAACCACTGTCTGTACGTAGGGGAAGGGGTGTGTATATGTGGGTGATAGTGTTACGAATAGTGTGCGTGTGTAATACTGATTCAGGTGCTACTGCCGAGTAGGTGGAAGGAATAGGAAGCAGCACGAAATAGAGACGGGTGGAGTGTAGATGGTACCACTGAATGCTTTCGAGGGGGGATACCACTGACGAGATTAGAGGGGTGTCGCTCTGAGTGCAAGAAGGAGGGGCTGGGCAGTACCACTTGGGGAAAAATAACAGGGAAGTTAAAGACATGCCACTGACTTAATATGGGATCCATTGTGAATGGGTGAGGAAAAATCCATGTGGTACAACTGGAGGCCCCATTGCGGGTGATACCAGTGCATTTAGCAGGAGAGGGAGACAGGAGGTACCACTTTGGAGGATTAAGGGGCATAAACTTTTAGTGACACCCGTGAGTAGGTGAAAGTGGCAGGTCTCTTGATGCCACTCAAAGGAATTCCAGGCAATACCAACACATGGAGCAAGTGGTGCCATTTTGAGCTGTGGCAAGGGGCATAATCTTTAAGTAGTAGCATTAataagtggggtgggtgggtattaAAAGAACAGAAGGCTGGGACTTTTCTTTGGGAGGACATTGGCATGAGCATTTGAGGAGGCAGAAGTTGGTGAGGTCTAGTTGGTATCATGCAAAGACTCTGCTGATAGGCGGCGGAGATTCTTTCGAAGCCAGGAGTCCAGAAGATCATCTCACTGCTATGGCCTCGAACTGTACTGGGGGCACGGCAGCAGCGAGCGTCGGTGCAGCTTTAGGAACTGCGCTCAGTGCTTCCAAGACCAAGACGAAGAAGAAGCATTTTGTCTGCCAGAAAGTGAAGCTCTTTCGAGCCTCCGAGCCGCTCCTCAGCGTCCTTATGTGGGGAGTCAACCACACGGTGAGCGAGAGATGTGCAAATGTAGACAGCTTCCCACTCCTACTTCCCCTTATTCATGCGCAGGGTGGAAGACAGAATATGGCATCCATCCATCTCCATTTGGAGATGTACACCTTATCATTGAATGAGTCTTACGGCAGATATTTAAACCACTTTTTTGGATGACTAAGCTTGGAATAACCAGTCCTTACAGGTTCTGTTACTAACGTGGATTAGAATCCGTCTCCTGCATGAAAACGCGTATTGAAAAAATGATAGAAAAATCCATCTTTTGAAATATGTGTCTCTTCATATGTCGTTGCAGTGCAGCTTCCACCAGGCTGGCCACTCAGCAAGGCCAATAGacggggatggtgggagttgtcgtctgtcaacatctggaggttc belongs to Rhineura floridana isolate rRhiFlo1 chromosome 11, rRhiFlo1.hap2, whole genome shotgun sequence and includes:
- the CWC25 gene encoding pre-mRNA-splicing factor CWC25 homolog isoform X1; the protein is MGGGDLNLKKSWHPQTLRNVEKVWKAEQKHEAERKKIEELQRELHEERAREEMQRYAEDVGAVKKKDEKLEWMYQGPGGMMNRDEYLMGRPVDKYVFETMEDKETGCSSETGLLPGSIFAPTGANSALDMASKIREDPLFMIRKREEEKKREVLNNPVKMKKIKELLQSSLEKKKKKKKKDKKKKHKKHRHHSPSSSEDEKAKPWVKMDNSALEPLHPKIPGYGLQIQNAGHERTFSHKLQQSSGSKSRCLSPERTCGKKSTYQAELSSHRRSRSPRHNKHYNSKEQNAKIGGRSPSPKKEVYRRQQTSSRKLSAEELERKRREMMENAKWREEERANSVNKHRKEEERERALEKLDRSDGKFIHHIKLESASTSSLEDRVKRNIHSIQRTAAALEKNFMQR
- the CWC25 gene encoding pre-mRNA-splicing factor CWC25 homolog isoform X2, with translation MGGGDLNLKKSWHPQTLRNVEKVWKAEQKHEAERKKIEELQRELHEERAREEMQRYAEDVGAVKKKDEKLEWMYQGPGGMMNRDEYLMGRPVDKYVFETMEDKETGCSSETGLLPGSIFAPTGANSALDMASKIREDPLFMIRKREEEKKREVLNNPVKMKKIKELLQSSLEKKKKKKKKDKKKKHKKHRHHSPSSSEDEKAKPWVKMDNSALEPLHPKIPGYGLQIQNAGHERTFSHKLQQSSGSKSRCLSPERTCGKKSTYQAELSSHRRSRSPRHNKHYNSKEQNAKIGGRSPSPKKEVYRRQQTSRKLSAEELERKRREMMENAKWREEERANSVNKHRKEEERERALEKLDRSDGKFIHHIKLESASTSSLEDRVKRNIHSIQRTAAALEKNFMQR